The Enterobacter mori genomic interval AAGGCTCCGCTGCCGGCAAGCCTCGGCGTATAAGTCTATGGCTGAGCAACTCGATTTTTCAGCGCTCTGGCCGTACTGGCCGGAGCTGCTGGCGGGGCTGTGGGTCACCGTTCAGCTGACGGTGATGGCAACTATCGGCGGGCTGGCGACAGGGATTTTCGGGGCGGCGATCCGCAGCGGACGCACCACCTGGTTCAGTCGGATCTGGGGCGCGTACGTGGAAATCATCCGCAACACGCCGTTTGTGGTGCAGCTGTTTTTCATCGTCTTCGGGCTGCCGAATCTGGGGCTGAAGATGACGGCGGGGGAAGCGGCGCTGCTGGCCATGGTGGTGAACCTTGGCGCCTACAGCACCGAGATTATCCGCGCGGGCATTCAGGTCACGCCGAAAGGGCAGTGGGAGGCCGGGCGCGTGCTGGGGCTCACCCGACTGCAGACCTTTATTCGCGTGGTGCTGCCGCCCGCGCTGCAGCGCATTTATCCGGCGCTGG includes:
- a CDS encoding amino acid ABC transporter permease; its protein translation is MAEQLDFSALWPYWPELLAGLWVTVQLTVMATIGGLATGIFGAAIRSGRTTWFSRIWGAYVEIIRNTPFVVQLFFIVFGLPNLGLKMTAGEAALLAMVVNLGAYSTEIIRAGIQVTPKGQWEAGRVLGLTRLQTFIRVVLPPALQRIYPALVSQCIIVMLGSSVVSQVSYEELTFAANLIQSRTFLSFEVYLVTTGIYLALSITLRQLMMAAGRKWLGVKA